One genomic segment of Corynebacterium durum includes these proteins:
- a CDS encoding MFS transporter, with protein MSETQQASVDAATRRRIITASMVGTTIEFYDFYVYATAAVAVFPYLFFPKNNDPTVGLLASFAAFGLAFAARPLGSIIFGHFGDRIGRKATLVGSLLTMGIATFLIGLLPTYAQVGIVAPALLALMRFCQGLGLGGEWSGAALLATETASKGKRAWAAMWPQLGAPLGFLAANGLFLILVTFLGHTNGEIEGAFMTWGWRIPFLLSSVMVIVGLYVRFRLEETPVFKKAVESGKKAKMPLTEVFRTSWRPLILGTFIMVSCYTLFYLVTTWVLSYGIAKNGLAIPYLDFLKLQLISIFAFIISIPLAGRLADTRGRKSTLIVVSLVMIAFGFTFTHFLSPGSASENSVLIFLTVGMFIMGLIFGPMSAVLPELFPTNVRYTGSGISYNVASILGAAIAPFVATALVSKYGVGAVGMYLIVVSVLSLIAIMVMKETKHFDMTDI; from the coding sequence ATGTCTGAAACTCAACAAGCTTCCGTTGATGCCGCCACGCGACGCCGCATCATTACTGCATCGATGGTCGGCACGACCATCGAATTTTACGACTTCTACGTGTACGCCACCGCCGCTGTGGCCGTATTCCCCTACCTGTTCTTCCCAAAGAACAATGACCCCACCGTCGGTCTTCTTGCTTCCTTTGCGGCCTTCGGTCTCGCATTCGCGGCACGTCCCTTGGGTTCCATCATATTTGGGCATTTTGGCGACCGAATCGGACGCAAAGCCACACTAGTCGGCTCGCTCCTCACGATGGGCATCGCCACCTTCCTCATCGGCCTGCTTCCCACCTACGCGCAGGTAGGAATTGTCGCACCCGCTTTACTCGCTCTGATGCGCTTCTGCCAGGGTCTCGGCTTGGGCGGTGAATGGTCAGGCGCGGCCCTGCTTGCCACCGAAACCGCTAGTAAAGGCAAACGTGCTTGGGCTGCCATGTGGCCACAGCTTGGCGCTCCCCTGGGCTTCCTTGCCGCTAACGGCCTCTTCCTCATTTTGGTCACCTTCCTGGGCCACACCAATGGTGAAATCGAAGGCGCGTTCATGACGTGGGGCTGGCGTATACCTTTCCTTCTCAGCTCCGTGATGGTGATTGTCGGTCTTTATGTCCGCTTCCGGCTGGAAGAAACACCAGTGTTCAAAAAAGCTGTGGAGTCGGGCAAGAAAGCAAAAATGCCTCTAACCGAAGTGTTCCGCACTTCGTGGCGTCCGCTGATCCTCGGTACATTCATCATGGTTTCCTGCTACACGCTGTTCTACCTGGTAACCACCTGGGTGTTGTCCTACGGCATTGCCAAAAATGGCCTGGCAATCCCCTACCTGGATTTCCTGAAACTGCAGCTCATTTCTATTTTTGCGTTTATCATCAGCATCCCCTTGGCCGGCCGACTCGCCGATACCCGTGGACGCAAAAGCACCCTGATCGTCGTATCTCTCGTCATGATCGCCTTCGGCTTCACTTTCACCCATTTCCTCTCCCCTGGCAGTGCCTCAGAAAACAGCGTCTTGATCTTCCTCACCGTTGGCATGTTCATCATGGGCCTCATCTTCGGCCCCATGTCAGCGGTACTGCCGGAGCTTTTCCCCACCAACGTGCGATACACCGGATCTGGCATCAGCTACAACGTTGCCTCCATCCTGGGTGCAGCCATAGCACCATTCGTGGCTACTGCGTTGGTCAGCAAGTACGGCGTTGGGGCTGTGGGTATGTACCTGATTGTCGTGTCAGTGTTATCCCTTATCGCCATCATGGTGATGAAGGAAACCAAACACTTTGACATGACCGACATCTAG
- a CDS encoding class I SAM-dependent methyltransferase, producing the protein MLVMTYQTMNPAYPDHLQHVDASMWPGVVHVPEGRVAQRRAQIVEARFALACEKAGLNLDPQSNGGPDIRVHHDELFYRLAESGWLGLAESYMAGEWDAENLPRVLAQLIKSGFSPRRRWWGTPTHIARADYSGEELSAQLVQLFSTDGYSTFGGIFASGVPTTVRTAVTSHVSGAGRRHEPSSHFVDITHIDKPVAVERQDLRPAQDRAVKALLDAARVTEGTDLLEFPLSGGTLALAAARRGASVDTLSADAEHCEVVRGRLEDEDAAFAVTVQHITTPIPTRQEWRGRYDAIVSIETLEKVGKNYRKAYALTLDRLLTTGGYAALQNVVATEKFAELDPHIMDVTRAYIWPALDFPTMEDIHRLFDRETSLRVVAENHTQNHYKATLHLQRELFESHMREAAAAGIDQVYRRLWQYHLALMEALCDVGALDCVQLTLTSRNRGGWR; encoded by the coding sequence ATGTTAGTAATGACCTACCAAACCATGAATCCCGCGTACCCTGACCATTTGCAGCACGTGGACGCTTCCATGTGGCCAGGGGTGGTACATGTTCCTGAAGGCCGTGTAGCTCAGCGTCGTGCTCAGATTGTGGAGGCGCGTTTTGCTCTCGCTTGCGAGAAGGCAGGGTTGAACCTTGATCCACAGTCCAATGGCGGCCCGGATATTCGAGTGCATCATGATGAGCTGTTTTATCGGCTCGCTGAGTCGGGGTGGCTGGGGCTTGCGGAAAGCTACATGGCTGGTGAGTGGGATGCGGAGAATCTGCCTCGGGTGTTGGCGCAGCTGATTAAATCGGGCTTTAGCCCCCGCCGTAGGTGGTGGGGAACACCAACGCACATTGCGCGCGCAGATTATTCGGGTGAGGAGCTGTCAGCACAGCTGGTGCAACTGTTTTCCACTGACGGGTATTCGACGTTTGGTGGTATTTTTGCGTCCGGTGTGCCAACGACTGTACGCACCGCCGTTACAAGCCACGTGTCAGGTGCAGGGCGTCGTCATGAGCCTTCGTCGCATTTTGTGGACATTACGCACATCGATAAACCTGTGGCGGTGGAGCGTCAGGATCTGCGGCCCGCACAGGATCGTGCGGTGAAGGCACTTCTCGACGCCGCACGGGTCACCGAAGGCACTGACTTGCTGGAGTTTCCTCTAAGTGGTGGGACGTTGGCGCTGGCTGCGGCCCGGCGCGGCGCGAGCGTCGATACGCTGTCGGCTGATGCCGAGCATTGTGAGGTTGTGCGTGGTCGACTGGAGGATGAGGATGCGGCGTTTGCCGTGACGGTGCAGCACATCACCACGCCGATTCCGACGCGTCAGGAATGGCGTGGCCGGTATGACGCCATTGTGAGCATTGAGACTTTGGAGAAGGTGGGGAAGAACTATCGCAAGGCATATGCCTTGACTCTGGATCGTTTACTTACCACTGGGGGCTATGCGGCGCTGCAAAACGTGGTGGCCACGGAAAAGTTCGCGGAGCTTGATCCGCACATTATGGACGTGACACGAGCGTACATTTGGCCTGCGTTGGATTTTCCGACGATGGAAGATATTCACCGTCTGTTTGATCGCGAGACATCGTTGCGGGTGGTCGCAGAAAATCACACGCAGAATCACTATAAAGCGACGCTTCATTTACAGCGGGAGTTGTTTGAAAGCCACATGCGGGAGGCCGCTGCGGCGGGAATTGATCAGGTATATCGCCGATTGTGGCAGTATCACTTGGCACTCATGGAGGCGCTGTGTGATGTGGGTGCGTTGGACTGTGTGCAGCTTACACTGACAAGTCGGAACCGGGGCGGCTGGCGCTAG
- a CDS encoding DedA family protein, giving the protein MFDVNMLLTSFGLIGILGIIFMETGLLIGFIFPGDTLLFTAGIMAHANPPFTPLWTLLVGIPIAAGLGDQLGFFIGRTAGPRMMDSRAMRWIGPEAVDKTNHYFDRFGAATVMLARFVGVVRTVTPVVAGISHMPYKKFTLYSVLGSTLWGTGFPLVGYLLGEIPFVQDFIHWFIIAGLATVFVPMSIKILTLMFRRWRAKRTAAKTATKLAPEEPSASRPGSDLSV; this is encoded by the coding sequence ATGTTCGATGTCAATATGCTGCTCACATCATTTGGACTCATAGGGATTCTTGGCATCATCTTTATGGAAACTGGGTTGCTTATTGGCTTCATTTTTCCGGGCGATACCCTCTTGTTCACGGCGGGAATCATGGCGCACGCCAACCCACCGTTCACGCCTTTATGGACACTGCTCGTAGGAATTCCCATTGCCGCGGGGCTTGGCGATCAACTTGGATTCTTCATCGGACGCACCGCAGGCCCCCGGATGATGGACAGTCGTGCCATGCGCTGGATCGGTCCTGAAGCGGTGGATAAAACCAACCATTATTTTGATCGCTTCGGCGCAGCCACCGTGATGCTGGCACGTTTTGTTGGTGTCGTGCGGACGGTTACTCCCGTGGTGGCAGGCATTTCGCACATGCCGTACAAGAAGTTCACGCTGTATTCGGTCCTAGGTAGCACCCTGTGGGGTACTGGATTTCCACTCGTGGGGTACCTGCTAGGCGAGATTCCTTTTGTTCAGGACTTCATACACTGGTTCATTATCGCTGGTCTTGCAACCGTTTTCGTCCCCATGTCCATCAAAATACTGACGTTGATGTTCCGCCGCTGGCGAGCGAAACGGACAGCCGCGAAAACTGCTACCAAGCTCGCCCCTGAAGAACCTAGCGCCAGCCGCCCCGGTTCCGACTTGTCAGTGTAA